One genomic region from Lynx canadensis isolate LIC74 chromosome E1, mLynCan4.pri.v2, whole genome shotgun sequence encodes:
- the TTLL6 gene encoding tubulin polyglutamylase TTLL6 isoform X4 → MILLMEDGQPNVASQRPRHSPHLSHRGRHRISHQLRKPGERRKVFRERAGETTVTQLLLWKLSTFSVYMESHGYNTEQVWRDIEDVIIKTIISAHPIIKHNYHTCFPNHTLNSACFEILGFDILLDHKLKPWLLEVNHSPSFSTDSWLDKEVKDSLLYDTLVLINLGSCDKKKVLEEERQRGRFLQKCRSRQTRIEEVKGFQAVWLEKTEKYEKENCGGFRLIYPTLNAEKYEKFFQGNNSLFQNTVASRAREVYARQLIQELRLKQEKKSFQTKEKKAETQGESAGERARGKSARSWPQKPQQEHKATAPVSRQNLQPLTLASCTPELLLSVRDAKTNETDSSLAPEAPTKEAGPARRHTSAPDLRHSSLLGCPGLELGNPLSRIKEVKSASAVNTFTSTEPLTSVETSPDSTTQDSDSPESLPSMTAKTSPECSSPKTVSLKYRQHHVSQHLLQGKISKISLPTNSQSFLGNLNQSWASPKSDARKQSLMSELFTKVPLREKLSLFPAHDNPKLVLSNKSQNHSLPWECCWGGQSSGRKRRLHVSSLVLLHDRPSYNVSLKDLLVVATPARLDPRPGRSHGGSVHSLPDRWPKRM, encoded by the exons atgatcctcctgatGGAGGATGGTCAGCCTAATGTTGCGTCACAACGTCCGCGTCACTCACCTCATTTGTCTCATCGGGGTAGGCATCGTATCTCACATCAGCTTCGTAAGCCGGGTGAGCGCAGGAAGGTGTTTCGAGAGCGTGCAGGAGAGACCACAGTCACACAACTTTTATTATG GAAGCTCTCCACCTTCAGCGTGTACATGGAGAGCCACGGCTACAACACGGAGCAGGTCTGGAGAGATATCGAGGACGTCATCATCAAGACGATCATCTCCGCCCACCCCATCATCAAGCATAACTACCACACCTGCTTCCCCAACCACACACTCAACAGCGCCTGCTTTGAAATCCTGGGCTTTGACATTTTGCTGGACCACAAACTCAAGCCCTGGCTGCTGGAG GTCAACCACTCTCCGAGCTTCTCCACCGACTCCTGGCTGgataaagaggtgaaagacagTCTGCTATATGACACTTTGGTCCTGATCAACCTGGGAAGCTGTGACAAAAAGAAAGTcttggaggaggagagacagcGGGGGCGGTTCCTGCAAAAATGTCGTTCTCGGCAGACCAG GATCGAGGAGGTCAAGGGTTTCCAGGCTGTGTGGTTAGAGAAAACTGAGAAGTACGAGAAGGAAAACTGTGGAGGGTTCCGCCTGATTTATCCTACTCTGAATGCGGAGAAGTATGAGAAGTTTTTCCAGGGAAACAACTCTCTCTTCCAGAATACTGTTGCCTCCAGGGCTCGGGAGGTGTATGCCCG ACAGCTGATCCAGGAGCTGAGACTCAAACAGGAGAAAAAATCCTTCCAAACgaaagagaagaaggcagagacgcAGGGGGAGTCGGCCGGCGAGCGAGCGAGGGGCAAGAGCGCGAGGAGCTGGCCACAGAAACCACAGCAGGAACACAAGGCCACGGCCCCCGTCTCCAGACAA AATCTCCAGCCATTGACGTTAGCGTCCTGCACACCTGAGTTGCTCTTGAGTGTCAGAGATGCAAAGACAAATGAGACAGACAGCAGCCTCGCCCCGGAGGCCCCCACAAAAGAGGCCGGCCCTGCACGGCGGCACACCTCTGCACCTGACCTCAGGCACTCGAGCCTTCTCGGCTGCCCGGGGCTGGAGCTCGGTAACCCCCTCTCCAGAATCAAGGAGGTCAAGTCCGCCTCCGCAGTGAACACATTCACCAGCACTGAG CCCTTAACCTCAGTGGAAACCTCCCCAGATTCCACCACCCAGGACTCAGACTCCCCAGAGTCTCTGCCTAGCATGACCGCGAAAACCAGCCCTGAGTGCAGTAGCCCCAAGACGGTCTCCTTGAAATACAGGCAGCACCACGTCTCCCAGCACCTCCTCCAGGGGAAAATCTCGAAAATTTCTCTGCCGACAAATTCCCAGAGCTTCTTAGGAAATCTGAACCAGAGCTGGGCTTCGCCGAAGAGTGACGCGAGGAAGCAGAGTCTGATGTCTGAGCTATTCACCAAGGTTCCCCTGAGGGAGAAGCTCTCCCTGTTCCCAGCTCACGACAACCCGAAGCTGGTGCTGAGTAACAAGTCAC AAAACCACTCCCTGCCCTGGGAGTGCTGCTGGGGCGGCCAAAGCTCTGGCAGGAAGAGGCGGCTGCACGTGTCCTCCCTTGTCCTCCTGCACGATCGTCCGAGCTACAATGTTTCTCTGAAGGATCTGCTGGTGGTCGCCACCCCAGCCCGACTGGATCCGAGGCCTGGCCGAAGCCACGGGGGAAGCGTACACTCACTGCCCGATCGCTGGCCCAAGAGGATGTGA